From the genome of Geoglobus ahangari, one region includes:
- a CDS encoding FprA family A-type flavoprotein has protein sequence MYAEIKPGVYWVGAVDWNVRNFHGYTTKYGTTYNAYLIKSEKTVLVDTVKAGFEDELFGKLDALNVDRLDYLVVNHIEMDHAGSVRAVLERYPDVKIVTNVRGKNGLKEAYGIEHETIVVKTGDRLDVGKTLTFIETPMVHWPDSMATYVVEDKVLIPNDAFGEHFASHKRFDDEFSDEEMGVIFRENAKYYANIVLLYSKQVRKVLDDIQSLGIEIDVIAPSHGIIWRKRIPEIVKKYREWSEGVAEERIVIAYDTMWRHTERAVKEIVAGIEEVGVDYVIYRISVSDETEVMTDVMLSKGLIVGSPTLNRELFPSVASFLTYMKGLKPFNKVAAAFGSYGWSGEAVGRITEIFESLKFDVVGSVKFKFSCDDKREELRELGRNVAERVKG, from the coding sequence GTATGCGGAGATTAAGCCCGGTGTATACTGGGTTGGTGCCGTTGACTGGAACGTGAGGAACTTCCACGGCTACACGACAAAGTACGGAACAACCTACAACGCTTACCTGATCAAGTCCGAAAAGACCGTTCTCGTGGACACCGTGAAGGCGGGATTTGAGGATGAGCTTTTCGGGAAGCTTGACGCCCTCAACGTTGACAGACTCGACTATCTGGTGGTCAACCACATAGAGATGGATCACGCCGGAAGCGTGAGGGCTGTTCTCGAGAGGTATCCGGATGTCAAGATCGTTACCAACGTGAGGGGAAAGAACGGGCTCAAGGAGGCCTACGGAATAGAGCACGAGACTATTGTTGTGAAGACCGGGGACAGACTGGACGTCGGAAAGACCCTGACGTTCATAGAGACCCCGATGGTCCACTGGCCGGACAGCATGGCCACCTATGTGGTGGAGGACAAGGTTCTGATTCCAAACGACGCGTTTGGCGAGCACTTTGCCAGCCACAAGAGGTTTGACGACGAGTTCAGCGACGAGGAGATGGGGGTGATCTTCAGGGAGAACGCGAAGTACTACGCGAACATAGTTCTGCTCTACAGCAAGCAGGTGAGGAAGGTTCTGGACGACATCCAGTCCCTTGGCATCGAGATAGACGTAATAGCCCCGTCCCACGGCATAATCTGGAGGAAGAGGATTCCGGAGATCGTGAAGAAGTACAGGGAGTGGAGCGAGGGTGTGGCAGAGGAGAGGATCGTCATAGCCTACGACACCATGTGGAGGCACACAGAGAGGGCGGTGAAGGAGATCGTGGCGGGAATAGAGGAGGTGGGCGTTGACTACGTCATCTACAGGATCTCGGTCTCAGACGAGACTGAGGTCATGACAGACGTTATGCTGTCTAAGGGGCTGATAGTAGGCAGTCCAACCCTCAACAGGGAGCTGTTCCCCTCCGTCGCCTCGTTCCTGACGTACATGAAGGGTCTCAAGCCGTTCAACAAGGTCGCTGCTGCGTTCGGTAGCTACGGGTGGAGCGGCGAGGCTGTTGGCAGGATAACGGAAATCTTCGAGTCGCTCAAGTTCGATGTCGTCGGCTCTGTGAAGTTCAAGTTCTCTTGCGACGACAAGAGGGAGGAGCTCAGGGAACTCGGAAGGAATGTGGCGGAGAGGGTTAAGGGTTAA
- a CDS encoding sulfurtransferase TusA family protein, whose product MKVVDLRGCRCMDHIVKLERETRDYTGVFEVICSDSSALLDITAWAQRKGVEILEQKKDGDIVRFVMRKR is encoded by the coding sequence ATGAAGGTCGTTGACCTGCGGGGATGCAGGTGCATGGACCACATAGTGAAGCTTGAAAGAGAGACAAGGGACTACACGGGCGTCTTCGAGGTCATCTGCAGCGACTCTTCTGCGTTGCTCGACATAACCGCGTGGGCGCAGAGGAAGGGCGTGGAGATCCTCGAGCAGAAGAAGGATGGGGACATTGTCAGGTTCGTGATGAGAAAGCGGTAA
- a CDS encoding 4-hydroxyphenylacetate 3-hydroxylase N-terminal domain-containing protein, whose amino-acid sequence MINGEQYLERIKSYSREIYVAGKRVDYDHPNIQPVLRAFAFTYDLALERGYSVHSDLVGKEVNVLNAYYSSPEELMKRYDYQRELSMRLATCNYRCTGADAINAFAAVLKGEERERFLRLLREIQENDYACTSALTDPKGDRSKRPKEQKEMYVRVVEERDDGIIVEGAKIHQSGAFAADINFFLPGQTFKEGEEEFAIAFALKPDDEGVKYILQNTGVQAKQREGGEFEYGNPFGDRTTCTVVLDRVFVPWERVFVYRDLKAVRNLLMTFANSHRCVGAACKAGFIDSMTGAASLMIKANGLEKVSALTSRLGEMSAVAESAYAIAIGSAVKGESVNGTWLPNGLMANAGKIAGVDGFIKAMRHLAEIAGGIPGTAPSEFDLKSEEVGEYVERFLRGSENFTAEERMRIIKFIEFWLMSSHYLGALHGGGSVSAAIIFLQYMSDIKSKEEAVRKTINL is encoded by the coding sequence ATGATAAATGGCGAACAATATCTGGAGAGAATAAAAAGCTATTCCCGCGAAATCTACGTGGCCGGAAAGAGGGTTGATTACGACCACCCCAACATTCAGCCCGTTTTAAGGGCCTTCGCCTTCACGTACGACCTTGCGCTCGAGAGGGGGTATTCCGTGCACTCCGATCTTGTTGGCAAGGAGGTAAATGTCCTCAACGCGTACTACTCAAGCCCCGAGGAGCTGATGAAGAGGTACGACTACCAGAGGGAGCTCAGCATGAGGCTTGCCACCTGCAACTATCGATGCACCGGTGCAGATGCGATAAACGCGTTTGCCGCCGTTCTGAAGGGCGAGGAGAGGGAGAGGTTCCTCAGGCTGCTTAGGGAGATTCAGGAGAACGACTACGCCTGCACCTCCGCCCTGACCGACCCGAAGGGAGACAGGAGTAAGAGGCCCAAGGAGCAGAAGGAGATGTACGTCAGGGTCGTGGAGGAGAGAGATGACGGGATAATTGTGGAGGGTGCGAAGATTCACCAGAGCGGGGCCTTCGCTGCAGACATCAACTTCTTCCTCCCCGGACAGACATTCAAGGAGGGCGAGGAGGAGTTCGCCATAGCATTTGCCCTGAAGCCCGATGACGAGGGCGTGAAGTACATCCTCCAGAACACCGGAGTTCAGGCGAAGCAGAGAGAGGGAGGAGAGTTCGAGTACGGCAACCCATTCGGCGACAGAACCACATGCACGGTCGTCCTCGACAGGGTCTTCGTTCCGTGGGAAAGGGTGTTCGTTTACAGGGATCTGAAGGCTGTCAGAAACCTGCTGATGACGTTCGCCAACTCCCACAGGTGCGTTGGTGCCGCGTGCAAGGCCGGGTTCATCGACTCGATGACCGGTGCGGCGAGCCTGATGATAAAGGCCAACGGGCTTGAGAAGGTCTCAGCCCTAACGTCGAGGCTCGGAGAGATGAGCGCTGTGGCTGAGTCGGCATACGCCATAGCGATTGGTTCGGCTGTCAAGGGGGAGAGCGTAAACGGAACATGGCTGCCAAACGGCCTGATGGCCAACGCCGGGAAGATTGCAGGAGTTGATGGGTTCATAAAGGCAATGAGACACCTCGCGGAGATTGCCGGCGGAATTCCGGGCACAGCCCCTTCGGAGTTCGACCTGAAGAGCGAGGAGGTCGGGGAGTACGTGGAGAGGTTCCTGAGGGGCTCGGAGAACTTTACGGCTGAGGAGAGGATGAGGATAATAAAGTTCATCGAGTTCTGGCTCATGAGCTCCCATTACCTCGGAGCGCTCCATGGAGGAGGGAGCGTCTCTGCAGCGATCATCTTCCTGCAGTACATGTCGGACATAAAGTCCAAGGAGGAGGCTGTGAGAAAGACGATAAACCTTTAA
- a CDS encoding geranylgeranyl reductase family protein, translating into MLVVGGGPAGSLSAANLSERAEVTLVEAKGASGFPAKCGGLISEDCFEALSRYCRASRALQNRIDGAFFFSPSGRYVELRGKSRAVVVERKALDPMLLQAASKSVDVRMKTRFAGADGGKVRLVEQGEERFERFDLIIGADGPESVVARTYGFERPEIFTGKQYLMEFEPIDERMVELYFGKKYSSGFFAYAIPVEKDVARVGVVSRENTSAHLERLLTSHPSVSERAGRSIYEVNSGPIPIGLVDFVRDGVALVGDSAGMVKPYTGGGMYYLLRAAELLGEHFPDMEGFRKSYLREMGREYSSGERIRRLYDSLDDEDYDFLIEVARDVDFSSLHMDSPSTALKLLPEVLKLVKRPSIAVKIARVMV; encoded by the coding sequence GTGCTCGTTGTTGGTGGTGGGCCGGCCGGAAGCCTCTCTGCGGCAAACCTCTCAGAAAGAGCAGAGGTCACGCTGGTTGAGGCCAAGGGCGCCTCAGGATTCCCAGCCAAGTGCGGGGGGCTGATAAGCGAGGACTGCTTCGAGGCTCTGTCCAGATACTGCAGAGCGAGCAGAGCTCTCCAGAACAGGATAGATGGTGCGTTCTTCTTCTCCCCATCGGGGAGATATGTGGAGCTCAGGGGGAAGAGCAGGGCGGTGGTTGTGGAGAGGAAGGCTCTCGACCCGATGCTTCTGCAGGCCGCTTCAAAAAGCGTGGACGTCAGGATGAAGACGAGGTTTGCTGGAGCAGACGGAGGGAAGGTGAGGCTCGTCGAGCAGGGGGAGGAGAGGTTCGAGAGGTTTGATCTCATAATCGGGGCTGACGGGCCAGAGAGCGTGGTGGCGAGGACTTACGGCTTTGAGAGGCCTGAGATCTTCACCGGGAAGCAGTACCTGATGGAGTTCGAGCCAATCGACGAGAGGATGGTCGAGCTTTACTTTGGAAAGAAATACTCCAGCGGCTTCTTCGCCTACGCAATCCCCGTGGAAAAGGATGTGGCGAGGGTTGGGGTGGTGTCGAGGGAGAACACGTCTGCCCACCTTGAGAGGCTCCTCACCAGTCACCCGTCCGTCTCGGAGAGAGCAGGGAGGAGCATCTACGAGGTCAACTCGGGCCCGATACCCATAGGCCTCGTGGACTTTGTGAGGGATGGGGTGGCGTTGGTGGGAGACTCGGCCGGAATGGTGAAGCCCTACACCGGAGGGGGCATGTACTACCTGCTCAGGGCGGCTGAGCTGCTCGGGGAGCACTTCCCGGACATGGAGGGGTTCAGGAAATCGTATCTCAGGGAGATGGGGAGGGAGTACTCGAGCGGGGAGAGGATCAGGAGGCTCTATGACTCTCTGGACGACGAGGACTACGACTTTCTCATCGAGGTTGCGAGGGATGTGGACTTCTCCTCCCTGCACATGGACAGCCCCTCAACCGCCCTGAAGCTCCTCCCGGAGGTACTGAAGCTCGTTAAGAGACCCTCGATAGCCGTGAAGATTGCCAGAGTTATGGTCTGA
- a CDS encoding F420-dependent methylenetetrahydromethanopterin dehydrogenase translates to MVKVGVLKMGAIGTALLVEYLLDERADRGDIEVRVVTSGAKMQPEEAVVAEKLKEFDPDVVIVISPNAALPGPKAAREAFEGKPVIVISDAPAKKAKDELAEKGFGYILINADSMIGARREFLDPTEMALFNADVVRVLAATGAFRIVQEEIDKVIEAVKKGETPELPKIVITAEKAVKAGNFQNPYAKAKAMAAFYIAEKVADIDVKGCFIEKDPEKYIPLVASAHEMMRIAAQLADEAREIEKSNDTVYRTPHSKDGEILKKFKLMEKPE, encoded by the coding sequence ATGGTAAAGGTTGGAGTTCTGAAGATGGGTGCCATCGGAACGGCTCTTCTCGTGGAGTATCTGCTGGACGAGAGAGCTGACAGGGGAGACATCGAGGTAAGGGTTGTAACGAGCGGCGCCAAGATGCAGCCGGAGGAGGCTGTGGTGGCTGAGAAGCTCAAGGAGTTTGACCCGGACGTTGTGATAGTCATATCTCCGAATGCAGCCCTTCCGGGGCCAAAGGCAGCGAGAGAGGCCTTTGAGGGCAAGCCGGTCATCGTGATCAGCGACGCCCCTGCAAAGAAGGCGAAGGACGAACTGGCCGAGAAGGGCTTCGGGTACATCCTCATCAACGCGGACTCGATGATCGGTGCGAGGAGGGAGTTCCTCGACCCGACCGAGATGGCGCTCTTCAACGCTGACGTAGTGAGGGTGCTGGCCGCAACAGGGGCGTTCAGGATCGTTCAGGAGGAGATCGACAAGGTAATCGAGGCCGTGAAGAAGGGTGAAACGCCAGAACTGCCCAAGATCGTCATAACCGCAGAGAAGGCCGTGAAGGCCGGTAACTTCCAGAACCCGTACGCCAAGGCGAAGGCCATGGCCGCGTTCTACATCGCCGAGAAGGTCGCGGACATCGACGTGAAGGGCTGCTTCATAGAGAAGGATCCGGAGAAGTACATACCGCTCGTCGCCTCAGCTCACGAGATGATGAGGATTGCAGCACAACTCGCCGACGAGGCGAGGGAGATAGAGAAGAGCAACGACACCGTTTACAGAACCCCGCACTCTAAGGACGGAGAAATACTTAAAAAGTTCAAACTCATGGAAAAGCCTGAATGA
- a CDS encoding potassium channel family protein, whose amino-acid sequence MKKRSIIIAALFIFSIADLSLIAVYLKAIEGERITLLDGLYWVITTMTTVGYGDIVFTSHIGKVFSMFVQLYGIGFLFGVAFPYIVIPWAERRFLLSVPKEVNLSRHIVVFGYTRLTPFLCRQLESLGLKYVIVESARENAVKAMEMGYNVILSEVSEEVIRRARIGSAMAIVVMWDDVERSLDVLLTLKDLNIQKIAILSDPFYAKYLHYAGVTKVITPKSVAGAQLAKFILERERGMLNIKNIIGDHGMTEIIIPKRSLIAGMTVGQVEEIYGIKVIAVCEEGRISFRPGEGYKIREGNILLVFGDHESIMEFYGGVYR is encoded by the coding sequence ATGAAGAAAAGGAGCATAATAATCGCAGCTCTCTTCATTTTTTCTATTGCAGATTTATCTCTCATTGCAGTTTACCTCAAGGCGATTGAGGGCGAGAGGATAACACTTCTCGACGGGCTGTACTGGGTCATAACCACGATGACGACCGTGGGTTACGGAGATATAGTCTTCACGTCCCACATCGGAAAGGTCTTCTCGATGTTCGTCCAGCTCTACGGGATCGGGTTCCTCTTCGGCGTGGCTTTTCCGTACATCGTCATACCATGGGCCGAGAGGAGGTTTCTGCTCAGCGTCCCCAAGGAGGTCAACCTCTCGAGGCACATAGTGGTGTTCGGGTACACAAGGCTCACCCCCTTCCTCTGCAGGCAGCTCGAGAGCCTCGGATTGAAGTACGTCATCGTTGAGAGCGCAAGGGAGAATGCGGTCAAGGCCATGGAGATGGGTTACAACGTCATCCTCTCCGAGGTCAGCGAGGAGGTGATAAGGAGGGCAAGGATCGGCAGCGCGATGGCAATAGTCGTGATGTGGGACGACGTGGAGAGGAGTTTGGACGTGCTCCTGACACTCAAGGACTTGAACATCCAGAAAATCGCCATACTCTCCGACCCTTTCTATGCGAAGTACCTCCACTACGCCGGCGTCACGAAGGTGATCACGCCGAAATCAGTGGCTGGAGCGCAGCTTGCGAAGTTCATACTCGAGCGGGAGAGGGGGATGCTGAACATCAAGAACATAATCGGAGACCACGGCATGACGGAGATAATCATTCCCAAGAGGTCTCTCATTGCGGGGATGACGGTTGGGCAGGTGGAGGAGATCTACGGGATAAAGGTCATAGCCGTTTGCGAGGAGGGCAGGATCAGCTTCAGGCCGGGTGAGGGCTACAAGATCAGGGAGGGCAACATTCTGCTCGTCTTTGGGGACCACGAGAGCATAATGGAGTTCTACGGAGGTGTCTACAGGTGA
- a CDS encoding potassium channel family protein codes for MRVLLIGFGDVGRATAKILLSKNVEVTAIDTRDIHMDGVDFLRRDALSEELWEEIDLEKFSSAIIALPNDVDALLCIMMLRKKKEDLLILARCNNPEYREKMSIAGADYVIDISTISSQMVISSIFREEAEKKLFYENIHIRTYKIEEGSAIVGKRIEELKDDVLVLAYEKDGKVYESGAIEAGSTLAVVGKMEDLKKFEERFITPGRQ; via the coding sequence GTGAGAGTGCTCCTGATAGGCTTTGGGGACGTGGGTAGAGCCACGGCGAAGATCCTGCTGTCGAAGAACGTGGAGGTCACCGCCATAGACACGAGGGACATCCACATGGATGGAGTGGACTTCCTGAGGAGAGACGCGCTGAGCGAGGAGCTCTGGGAGGAGATAGACCTCGAGAAGTTCTCCTCTGCGATAATAGCCCTTCCAAACGACGTTGATGCGCTGCTCTGCATCATGATGCTCAGGAAGAAGAAGGAAGACTTGCTGATCCTCGCGAGGTGCAACAACCCGGAGTACAGGGAGAAGATGTCGATTGCGGGGGCTGACTACGTGATAGACATTTCGACCATATCATCCCAGATGGTGATATCCTCCATTTTCAGGGAGGAGGCGGAGAAGAAGCTGTTCTACGAGAACATCCACATTAGAACTTACAAGATCGAGGAGGGCTCGGCAATAGTCGGGAAGAGGATTGAGGAGCTGAAGGATGACGTGCTGGTGCTGGCGTACGAGAAGGACGGAAAGGTTTACGAGAGCGGGGCAATAGAGGCCGGCTCAACCCTCGCGGTTGTCGGCAAGATGGAGGATCTGAAGAAGTTCGAGGAGAGGTTCATAACTCCCGGGAGGCAATGA
- a CDS encoding bactofilin family protein: MKKYRLSRDRKTLIVAKDSIVDKHLRFEGSILAGIMATFWGNVEAKEVRLAGRNFVGGDIICKRAIVGPKTEFGRIVASGNVVIFPKCKGRYVQADSVIIKEGCVIGAVRANRIIIDGLAKIGQLEGGKIIASREL, from the coding sequence GTGAAGAAGTACAGACTGAGCAGGGACAGGAAAACACTGATAGTGGCGAAGGACTCGATAGTAGACAAGCACCTGAGGTTTGAGGGAAGCATACTCGCCGGAATAATGGCCACATTCTGGGGAAACGTGGAGGCGAAGGAGGTCAGGCTTGCCGGCAGAAACTTCGTTGGAGGGGACATAATCTGCAAGAGGGCGATTGTCGGCCCAAAGACCGAGTTCGGGAGGATAGTGGCGAGCGGAAATGTCGTGATCTTCCCGAAGTGCAAGGGGAGGTACGTTCAGGCGGACTCCGTCATAATCAAGGAGGGGTGCGTGATAGGGGCTGTGAGGGCAAACAGGATCATAATAGACGGGCTTGCCAAGATAGGCCAGTTAGAGGGCGGAAAGATCATTGCCTCCCGGGAGTTATGA
- a CDS encoding PUA domain-containing protein, with protein sequence MEGRYLRTVRVMADYQFGEGAGEALFPDTCEFIISPKTGKIRQILDSGVRIATVKPDSGLLSISVEGARRLKEHFPYPRLRVVVDSRVGEFVAKGKNVFAKHVVDVDEGIRANDEVAVVNEEDELLATGKAILSAFEMLELERGVAVSVRQGVKR encoded by the coding sequence ATGGAAGGTAGGTACCTGAGAACCGTCAGGGTGATGGCGGACTACCAGTTCGGAGAGGGTGCGGGAGAGGCTCTCTTCCCCGACACGTGCGAGTTCATAATCTCTCCAAAGACCGGAAAGATCAGGCAGATCCTCGACAGTGGCGTGAGAATTGCCACCGTGAAGCCGGACAGCGGTTTACTGTCCATAAGCGTTGAGGGTGCGAGGAGGCTCAAGGAGCACTTCCCCTACCCAAGGCTCAGGGTTGTTGTGGACAGCAGGGTGGGGGAGTTCGTGGCAAAGGGAAAGAACGTGTTCGCGAAGCATGTGGTTGACGTTGACGAGGGCATAAGGGCAAACGACGAAGTGGCGGTGGTAAACGAGGAGGACGAGCTTTTGGCAACTGGGAAGGCCATTCTCTCGGCATTCGAGATGCTCGAGCTCGAGAGGGGCGTGGCCGTGTCGGTCAGACAGGGGGTGAAGAGGTGA
- a CDS encoding undecaprenyl diphosphate synthase family protein, translating to MLDFAYRVYRQKLEREVAKGPVPSHIVVVITPEEFLSGAGGVIRFVEWCVAFGVREVTFAIDGNPEVDDVAEVAERIPGRIRLITRQSVREFGGGGVRVNINLGVGGREEIINAIRSLAEDVVAGKVDPDEVGEEDLGKRLVIRSEPDVILRAGLKAKDFLVWQGIYSEHVFFDLDWKSLRYIDFLRILREYQKRERRYGR from the coding sequence ATGCTGGATTTTGCTTACAGGGTTTACAGGCAGAAGCTCGAGAGGGAGGTTGCGAAAGGCCCTGTTCCATCTCACATCGTCGTGGTAATCACTCCTGAGGAGTTTCTCAGCGGGGCAGGTGGGGTGATCAGGTTCGTTGAGTGGTGCGTTGCGTTTGGGGTCAGGGAGGTAACGTTCGCGATAGATGGTAATCCTGAGGTTGATGATGTTGCAGAGGTGGCTGAGAGGATACCGGGCAGGATAAGGCTCATCACAAGGCAGTCTGTGAGAGAGTTTGGAGGTGGAGGGGTAAGGGTCAACATAAACCTCGGCGTGGGCGGGAGAGAGGAGATAATAAACGCGATAAGGAGCCTCGCCGAGGACGTTGTTGCCGGCAAAGTAGACCCCGACGAGGTTGGGGAGGAGGATCTGGGAAAGAGGCTCGTGATAAGGTCTGAGCCCGACGTGATACTGAGAGCTGGCCTAAAGGCGAAGGACTTCCTCGTCTGGCAGGGGATCTACAGCGAGCACGTGTTCTTCGACCTCGACTGGAAAAGCTTAAGATACATCGACTTTCTGAGAATTCTGAGGGAGTACCAGAAGAGGGAGAGGCGCTATGGAAGGTAG
- a CDS encoding TIGR00297 family protein, which translates to MDAALALIAYLFPKLKMPQVLGLALALLLYRSRNLNSFAFRNDVREDGVSAILTALVLLALVYLGKLPGYAVLPAIFVSSFRMRLHYFPSMGVYFVMAFLYLNYFSNPWDETMRALISLTLALGSTLIMHANRESSPSLLLMLTSLSILLAFDIYRIDVSDYELILGFVSAFILSLIAYRSGVADETGLMAATITGMLIIVSADFRFFIALLLFYAVGSAVTKYKYRQKEMLGIGEPAGGARGYVNVFANSLPALFFAMNYGYFREEIYAMAFIASLSTALGDTMASEIGKTAERVYLITTLERVRPGVSGGVSAIGELSAFLGSAIIPIYATVSGILQPEYAVIAMVAGFAGVHVDSLLGATLENKGWLNNAGVNFFATLSSGALCLLIALGL; encoded by the coding sequence ATGGACGCAGCGCTGGCGTTGATTGCCTACCTATTTCCCAAGCTCAAGATGCCTCAGGTTCTGGGGCTCGCCTTGGCCCTACTGCTCTACAGGTCGAGGAACCTGAACAGCTTTGCATTCAGAAACGATGTGAGAGAGGACGGTGTGTCCGCAATCCTGACCGCGCTTGTACTTCTCGCCCTCGTCTACCTCGGCAAGCTTCCCGGGTATGCTGTCCTGCCTGCAATCTTCGTGTCCTCCTTCAGAATGCGCCTCCACTACTTCCCCAGCATGGGTGTTTACTTTGTAATGGCCTTCCTGTACCTCAACTACTTCTCCAACCCGTGGGATGAGACGATGCGTGCCCTCATATCCCTCACCCTCGCTCTTGGCTCAACGCTTATAATGCACGCCAACAGGGAGTCGAGCCCCTCCCTCCTGCTGATGCTCACCTCCCTTTCAATACTCCTCGCCTTCGACATCTACAGAATCGACGTGAGCGATTACGAGCTCATACTCGGCTTCGTCTCGGCCTTCATTCTCAGCCTCATCGCCTACAGGTCAGGGGTGGCGGATGAGACTGGCTTAATGGCAGCGACGATCACGGGGATGCTCATAATAGTCTCGGCCGACTTCAGGTTCTTCATCGCCCTGCTCCTCTTCTACGCTGTCGGCTCTGCAGTTACTAAGTACAAGTACCGGCAGAAGGAGATGCTCGGCATCGGCGAGCCTGCGGGTGGGGCGAGAGGGTACGTGAACGTTTTCGCGAACAGCCTCCCGGCGCTGTTCTTCGCGATGAACTACGGATACTTCAGGGAGGAGATTTACGCCATGGCATTCATAGCGAGCCTCTCAACCGCCCTTGGAGATACGATGGCGAGCGAGATTGGCAAGACGGCAGAGAGGGTTTACCTGATCACGACCCTCGAGAGGGTGAGGCCGGGGGTTAGCGGAGGGGTTTCAGCCATAGGTGAGCTCTCCGCTTTTCTCGGCTCTGCGATAATCCCCATCTACGCCACGGTCTCGGGCATACTTCAGCCAGAATACGCGGTGATTGCGATGGTCGCCGGCTTTGCAGGAGTGCACGTGGACAGCCTGCTCGGAGCGACGCTCGAAAATAAGGGGTGGTTGAACAATGCTGGGGTTAACTTCTTCGCGACCCTCTCCTCAGGAGCGCTATGCCTGCTAATAGCGTTAGGGCTGTGA